In Bradysia coprophila strain Holo2 unplaced genomic scaffold, BU_Bcop_v1 contig_358, whole genome shotgun sequence, one DNA window encodes the following:
- the LOC119081363 gene encoding uncharacterized protein LOC119081363 isoform X4, which produces MMQNQSSYKLVHENCRRVFNCNEADEDCTDHAVPGIPKMELMNLDYLGRVRTRSNGVIIMPKTRMQLMSAYKIPDYRNKSKANDHADNEVRQETPKSKIDKLFQNSYNYPLKYAIYKKHNRSDLKKFEQLGLSDDDDGVKLKLDSAKRKNRVDNIQFYFDSKGYEKHVDNKIYGIIADKVTEENSKSWSFKKTWNRKIKTPDYKPVIKASQSKITSNNLSRINQIFSEARQETVKNDIDVTAGSLKKIKKLEDNFENRCSCDELKFALKHRTPSQMHLYEVPNHEKSTPARDFLHDSKKLDNENCNSFAPRKKSYAKQIHNVEDHVQRKYFEKKVDDDCCKFSIQKHVSSDSDYDSGHNESDYACKKISDDYPEPDYDTLKTKSHDKFSNLKNFISQKPYKELQAPLSQHKFSESNQNLNNSIKSKHVHKDDFNSKTIEKVSNTQVADRKSTYTSSKIPKPLAKTQSKSIETLDSDTSSSLTNQKSISKLFPSKLGCDGAIFWNDCYYYDEHTCCNCQSTQLDDSGCTAESYMCVCDIIQGDGINTRPHSMEGPMDSGISVSGDTISSPDSDISLQHQSDLEARRLKRGHVLAELLETERIYVSEMGSILKGYRDQMVSDDMASLVPPGLEGKEDVLFGNLNELYSFHNDIFLKDLENCISTTELVALCFVQRRDTFYRLYSYYCQNIPRSERLRETLVDTHLFLQECQKRLGHKLPLAAYLLKPVQRITKYQLLLKDLLRFTDSGTCAKELQKALDCMLIVLKCVNDSMHQIAITGFPADLTQQGELLLQDSFQVWTESKKDLRLRLKTQQRHIFLYQKAMLFCKQAAKTAHSKSTYQFKHHLKMSQIGLTESVRGDSRRFEVWLQGRQEVHTFQALTIEIKNKWVSEIKRVLLNQLEELKGEKIKQYGLPHRTLRQTVSWDVPMSGGSTPQRTKSCDTSEMNNRLSHISDEGQSGISTGEHENHEGGAWSSDYSNSEDEFTSHEDEVLPGTRYVSLADYCGVGHSEVSIKEGDTVELLKVGCAGWWFVKVLDFNVEGWAPAAYLEPINKTSFKINN; this is translated from the exons ATGATGCAAAATCAGAGTTCTTACAAATTGGTGCATGAAAACTGTAGGCGCGTCTTCAATTGCAATGAAGCCGATGAGGATTGCACGGATCACGCCGTACCGGGAATACCAAAAATGGAACTGATGAATTTGGATTATTTGGGACGAGTTCGGACTAGAAGCAATGGAGTTATAATAATGCCAAAAACTCGGATGCAATTGATGTCTGCGTACAAGATACCTGATTATAGAAATAAAAGTAAGGCAAATGACCATGCGGATAACGAGGTCAGGCAAGAAACaccgaaaagtaaaattgataaattatttcaaaattcataTAATTATCCACTAAAATATGCGATCTACAAAAAGCACAACCGTAGtgatttaaagaaatttgaacAATTGGGGCTTTcggatgatgatgatggtgttaaattgaaattggacTCTGCTAAACGAAAGAACCGGGTCGacaatattcaattttatttcgatagcAAAGGGTATGAAAAGCATGTGGATAACAAAATCTATGGAATCATTGCGGACAAGGTGACcgaagaaaattcgaaaagttgGAGTTTTAAAAAGACTTGGAATCGGAAAATCAAAACTCCAGACTATAAGCCAGTAATAAAGGCCAGTCAGAGTAAGATCACTTCGAACAACTTGTCCCGAATTaaccaaatattttccgaaGCAAGACAGGAAACTGTTAAAAATGACATCGATGTAACTGCTGGTTCGTTGAAGAAAATCAAGAAGCTGGAAGATAATTTCGAGAATCGATGTTCTTGTGATGAGCTCAAATTTGCGTTGAAGCACAGGACACCATCACAGATGCATTTATACGAAGTACCTAATCATGAGAAATCCACTCCGGCTCGAGATTTTCTGCATGATTCTAAAAAACTGGACAATGAAAACTGTAACAGTTTTGCCCCGAGAAAGAAATCTTATGCAAAGCAGATACACAACGTTGAGGATCATGtgcaacgaaaatatttcgaaaagaaagttGACGATGATTGctgtaaattttccatacaaaagcATGTGTCTTCTGATTCTGACTATGACTCTGGGCATAATGAAAGTGATTATGCGTGTAAGAAGATTTCTGACGATTATCCGGAACCAGATTATGATACATTGAAGACGAAATCTCACGATAAGTTCAGTaacttgaaaaatttcattagtCAGAAGCCATACAAAGAGTTACAGGCGCCACTATCTCAACATAAATTTTCCGAAAGCAATCAGAACCTAAACAATTCAATCAAATCCAAACACGTTCATAAGGACGatttcaattcgaaaacaaTCGAAAAAGTAAGCAACACACAAGTCGCTGACAGAAAATCAACGTACACTTCATCGAAAATACCCAAACCACTTGCAAAGACTCAATCAAAATCAATAGAAACGCTAGACTCAGACACATCTTCATCGCTAACAAATCAAAAGAGTATTAGCAAACTTTTCCCATCCAAACTGGGTTGCGATGGTGCTATATTTTGGAATGATTGTTATTATTACGACGAGCATACATGTTGCAATTGCCAATCAACACAATTGGATGATTCTGGTTGCACCGCTGAATCTTATATGTGTGTTTGTGATATCATACAG GGAGATGGTATCAATACAAGGCCACATTCAATGGAAGGACCCATGGATTCAGGTATATCAGTTAGTGGTGATACGATTTCCAGTCCAGACAGCGATATATCTCTACAACATCAATCT GACCTTGAAGCACGACGCTTGAAGCGCGGTCATGTCTTGGCAGAACTTTTGGAGACCGAACGAATTTATGTCAGTGAAATGGGATCGATATTGAAA GGATATCGTGATCAAATGGTGTCGGATGATATGGCCTCGTTAGTACCACCTGGTCTAGAAGGCAAAGAGGACGTACTGTTCGGAAATTTAAACGAATTGTATTCGTTCCACAATGACATATTTTTGAAGgatttggaaaattgtatATCCACAACAGAATTGGTGGCGTTATGCTTTGTACAAAGG CGCGATACATTTTATCGATTGTACTCGTattattgtcaaaatattccACGATCCGAAAGACTTAGAGAGACATTGGTCGACACACATCTGTTCCTGCAGGAGTGTCAGAAACGCTTAGGGCATAAATTACCTTTGGCCGCATATCTTCTCAAACCCGTCCAAAGAATTACCAAATATCAGTTGTTGCTCAAAGATTTGCTGAGATTCACTGACAGTGGTACCTGCGCCAAGGAATTACAAAAGGCCCTGGACTGTATGTTAATTGTACTGAAATGTGTAAACGATTCAATGCATCAAATCGCAATCACAGGTTTTCCG GCCGATCTCACGCAACAAGGCGAACTTCTGCTCCAAGACTCTTTTCAAGTGTGGACCGAAAGCAAGAAAGATCTCCGATTGCGTTtaaaaactcagcagagacaTATCTTTCTGTATCAAAAGGCGATGCTGTTCTGTAAACAAGCTGCTAAAACGGCTCACAGCAAGAGCACTTATCAATTCAAACATCATCTGAAAATGTCGCAAATCGGTTTAACTGAGTCCGTGCGTGGAGATTCACGACGGTTCGAGGTGTGGCTACAAGGACGCCAAGAAGTGCATACGTTCCAAGCGCTAACAattgaaatcaaaaacaaGTGGGTGTCTGAAATTAAACGGGTCTTGCTAAACCAATTGGAAGAATTGAAGGGAGAAAAGATCAAGCAGTACGGTCTTCCACATAG AACACTGCGACAGACTGTTTCGTGGGATGTACCTATGTCCGGTGGATCGACACCACAACGTACGAAGAGCTGTGACACAAGCGAAATGAATAATCGATTATCACACATTAGCGATGAGGGCCAATCGGGAATAAGCACCGGTGAACACGAAAATCACGAGGGTGGTGCCTGGAGCTCAGATTATTCAAACAGTGAAGACGAATTTACGAGTCATGAGGATGAAGTGTTGCCG GGCACTAGATATGTATCGCTGGCAGATTATTGTGGCGTCGGCCACTCCGAGGTGTCAATAAAAGAAGGTGACACTGTGGAATTATTGAAAGTGGGTTGTGCTGGCTGGTGGTTCGTTAAAGTTTTAG attttaaTGTTGAAGGCTGGGCACCAGCAGCATACCTAGAACCAATTAACAAAACATCGTTCAAGATAAACAATTGA